From Dreissena polymorpha isolate Duluth1 chromosome 15, UMN_Dpol_1.0, whole genome shotgun sequence, a single genomic window includes:
- the LOC127860658 gene encoding zinc finger protein 91-like, which translates to MMTDQMGHICKNSQTSRLGKLKELLTGRQQTKHELKCGGCSQTFVTICALHEHLSEHSETGSYHFDNCTGTAFPKHDSLCAYTQYDPNDTGLINDIIHCTSLTEPSESHEMTYKTVIDAFSNTSTECKRRSNRKIKPNQKYNSDKFIQDVCLEITHHTSKSDKVEQLNANEHDQNAYLGREVSPDLLILDPKDSELGKRTYNTKTCGSIGKNDTSKRKIITSTVENVLHNTNDSTEGKTDPIINEIQSTDEQTATEALLEISECNSERVGSNSKCTKVNKRCRKPICSAHIRQNSSAKSKKDTKYNGDPNSKIRDNSTMVKLSAKSGHLRKCKICGKVGSSAVISYHKHIHQGGYSCEKCGVQLKHPRTLAAHLLQHEAKQFKCDQCGAGFRRKQYLDTHLLIHSGERPFMCEECGQSYRSASCLSRHVRHIHKNLRSHECDICHERFFRIDHMKNHRVRHFEAKLQCKYCGKGFKVLPDLKRHMLIHTGEKTHICPLCSHGFISVFHYYKHMIKKHNIDRCKAKKMKEHFKAISGSGKCSSKGNRVTIASNLVGDSVVTMETESGKFGIGDIYTKELFIAVDEDVDDQKFIATSKKSKNLTKRNIKRIDVDFQTTVTMGQQQADEVQERERTPFHGEGLLDLMGNGSSQTIIGGSDLNMINQYFDDGAESVIVQDCDYAAEIVIDHSLMDP; encoded by the exons ATGATGACTGATCAAATGGGACACATTTGCAAGAATAGTCAAACATCCAGATTGGGGAAACTGAAAGAACTACTTACTGGTAGacaacaaacaaaacatgaactTAAATGTGGAGGTTGCTCCCAAACATTTGTGACCATCTGTGCTCTTCATGAACATCTGTCAGAGCACTCAGAAACAGGCTCCTATCACTTTGATAACTGTACAGGCACTGCATTTCCTAAGCATGACTCACTGTGTGCATACACTCAGTATGATCCAAATGATACTGGATTGATAAATGACATAATTCATTGCACGAGTTTGACTGAGCCATCAGAAAGTCATGAGATGACATACAAGACAGTGATCGATGCATTCAGTAACACAAGTACTGAGTGCAAGAGAAGAAGTAACAGAAAAATCAAACCCAATCAGAAATATAATTCAGATAAATTTATACAGGATGTTTGTTTAGAGATAACACATCATACCTCAAAAAGTGACAAAGTTGAACAGTTAAATGCAAATGAGCATGATCAAAATGCTTATTTAGGAAGAGAAGTGTCCCCAGATCTGCTCATTCTTGATCCAAAAGACTCTGAATTAGGTAAACGaacatataatacaaaaacatgCGGAAGTATTGGTAAGAATGATACtagtaaaagaaaaataataacttCAACTGTTGAGAATGTCCTGCATAATACAAATGACAGTACTGAAGGTAAAACTGATCCAATCATAAATGAAATCCAAAGTACAGATGAACAGACAGCCACTGAAGCTTTGCTGGAAATAAGTGAATGTAACTCAGAAAGGGTGGGCAGCAATTCTAAATGCACCAAAGTTAATAAAAGATGTAGAAAACCTATTTGTTCTGCACATATACGGCAGAATTCTTCCGCCAAAAGCAAGAAAGACACTAAATATAATGGGGATCCGAATAGTAAAATTAGAGATAATTCAACAATGGTTAAATTATCTGCTAAAAGTGGACATCTTCGAAAGTGTAAAATTTGTGGAAAAGTTGGAAGTTCAGCTGTGATATCCTATCACAAACATATTCATCAAGGCGGATATTCCTGTGAGAAATGTGGTGTGCAGTTGAAACACCCAAGAACCTTAGCT GCCCATCTTCTACAGCATGAGGCCAAGCAGTTCAAGTGTGACCAGTGTGGGGCTGGTTTCCGGCGCAAGCAGTACCTAGACACACACCTGCTGATCCACAGTGGGGAGCGACCTTTTATGTGTGAGGAGTGTGGACAGTCGTACAG AAGTGCATCCTGTCTTTCGCGACATGTACGGCACATTCATAAAAATCTTCGCAGCCATGAATGTGACATCTGCCATGAGCGCTTCTTCCGTATCGATCACATGAAGAACCACCGTGTCCGGCACTTTGAGGCAAAATTGCAGTGCAAATACTGTGGCAAGGGATTCAAGGTTCTTCCTGACCTGAAACGTCACATGTTAATACATACGG GTGAAAAGACCCATATATGCCCGCTGTGTTCACATGGTTTCATTTCTGTATTTCACTATTACAAGCACATGATTAAGAAACACAACATCGACAG GTGCAAGGCAAAGAAAATGAAAGAGCATTTCAAGGCGATTTCTGGATCGGGAAAGTGTTCTTCAAAGGGCAATCGCGTTACTATTGCTAGCAATTTAGTTGGGGATAGCGTGGTTACTATGGAAACAGAATCAGGTAAATTCGGAATCGGTGATATATATACCAAAGAGCTATTCATCGCAGTTGATGAAGATGTGGATGATCAGAAGTTTATTGCAACCAGCAAAAAATCTAAGAATCTGACCAAAAGAAATATTAAACGCATAGACGTAGACTTTCAGACGACTGTAACCATGGGTCAACAGCAAGCAGATGAAGTGCAAGAGCGAGAGCGAACTCCGTTTCATGGCGAAGGTTTACTGGATCTTATGGGAAACGGGTCATCTCAGACAATAATTGGAGGCTCCGACCTGAACATGATAAACCAGTACTTTGATGACGGAGCTGAGTCAGTGATTGTCCAAGATTGTGATTATGCCGCAGAGATCGTTATTGATCATAGCCTGATGGATCCCTAG
- the LOC127859784 gene encoding alpha-2B adrenergic receptor-like, translating to MECLKSSLNSSINCSSNASEDGFLKDAGWRYPEYQATTKNVILAVVLTTIVIVSIFGNLLVLMAFVLEKRLLQPFNMYICNLAVTDFLVAITAMTFYTIDTLLGYWPFGKIMCGVWIYFDFAMTFASVFTLVAISIDRFWCVTWVIHYKVHNNRFRTGIFLGVIWFCVVAIWTPPFVGDRMKHSEEHFCIWEPSNNRDFVLFVAVIGHYTPCLIMVFAYIKVFMTMRRQAIIVGSTDAESNVAVGIATSKVIRINVIPVSNERNGTIMDTEQKHARYYNDNKLTQCHLLTTEGCGASNHSSPPPSTSRCTHSSILDTDHTYNSRSQQRRAPKTTAGNCRERRIFVTLTFVVGSYLICWFPFYIAFDTYAWAPDFVPADLYTFFFWMTYFNSTLNPFIYAYTNKEFRLAFIKVIKCLCRCKR from the exons ATGGAGTGTTTGAAATCATCATTAAATTCATCGATAAACTGTTCAAGCAATGCTTCGGAGGACGGCTTCTTGAAAGACGCGGGATGGCGTTATCCAGAATATCAAGCGACAACAAAAAATGTAATACTTGCAGTAGTTTTAACAACAATAGTCATTGTGTCAATTTTCGGAAATCTCCTAGTGCTTATGGCTTTTGTTTTAGAGAAACGTTTACTCCAACCGTTCAACATGTATATTTGTAATCTGGCGGTGACCGATTTCCTCGTGGCAATCACAGCAATGACTTTTTACACTATAGACACGTTGCTAGGCTACTGGCCCTTCGGCAAAATAATGTGTGGAGTCTGGATTTACTTTGATTTCGCGATGACGTTCGCATCAGTGTTCACCCTTGTCGCCATTTCGATTGACCGTTTCTGGTGCGTCACCTGGGTGATCCACTACAAGGTTCACAACAACCGCTTTCGGACGGGCATCTTCCTCGGCGTCATCTG GTTTTGCGTGGTCGCTATTTGGACTCCTCCATTCGTGGGTGACAGGATGAAGCATTCCGAGGAACACTTTTGTATCTGGGAGCCGTCCAACAACCGTGACTTCGTCCTCTTCGTCGCAGTCATCGGCCACTATACCCCATGTCTTATTATGGTGTTCGCCTACATCAAAGTGTTCATGACCATGCGGCGCCAGGCAATTATTGTCGGATCGACTGATGCGGAGTCGAACGTCGCTGTTGGCATCGCTACGAGTAAAGTTATACGCATCAACGTCATACCTGTATCAAATGAGAGAAATGGAACCATCATGGACACAGAACAGAAACATGCTCGCTACTATAATGACAATAAGCTAACACAGTGCCATTTGTTGACTACCGAAGGTTGTGGAGCAAGTAATCATAGTTCCCCTCCGCCGTCAACATCTAGATGTACTCATTCGTCAATACTTGATACCGATCATACATACAACAGCAGATCCCAACAGCGTCGAGCTCCAAAGACGACTGCAGGGAACTGCCGCGAACGGCGAATCTTCGTGACTTTAACGTTCGTTGTAGGCTCTTATCTTATATGTTGGTTCCCGTTCTATATCGCATTTGACACGTACGCGTGGGCGCCGGACTTCGTACCCGCCGATCTCTACACTTTCTTTTTTTGGATGACTTATTTTAACTCAACGCTAAATCCTTTCATATATGCCTATACGAACAAAGAGTTTCGATTGGCGtttattaaagtaattaaatGCTTGTGTAGATGCAAAAGGTAA